The following DNA comes from Candidatus Poribacteria bacterium.
ACCGTGGAAGATTCCGCAACTCTCCGAACTCCCAGAAATCAGAGCCGATTTCGCAGTAGGGGCAGATACCAACAATGGATTTGAACCGTATCTACGCGACCCGGAGACCTTGGCGCGTCCGTGGGCAAAACCTGGCACCACTGGCTTAGAGCACCGCATTGGAGGTTTAGAGAAATCAGATGTGACTGGACACGTCAGCTACGATGCCGAAAACCACCAAAGGATGGTGGAGATCCGCGCAGAAAAGGTTGCGCGCATCGCCGATGAGTTACCGCCGACGGAGGTGTTCGGTGCAACAGAAGGGGACATCCTGCTCCTTGGATGGGGTGGTACCTACGGCGCAATCCGAACCACAGCAGAAAATTACATCGCTGAAGGACTTCCAGTCGCACACGTCCATCTCCGACACCTCAACCCTTTCCCTAAAGATTTAGTCGACATTCTACAGAGATTCAAAAAGATTTTAATCCCTGAACTCAACAGCGGTCAGCTCCTCCAACTTATTCGCAGCACTTATCTCATTGACGCAATCGGACTTAACAAGGTGCAAGGACAACCTTTCCACGTCTTTGAGTTGGCATCGAAAATTGACGAGATACTTGAAGAAATAGGGCAGGCTTAGCCCTCAACGCCAAAAGGCGGTAAACAATCATGAGAAGCAAAAGAAGCTCACGCCTCCCCGCTGGGGCACCCACCCTCTCCAAAAAGGACTTTGAATCCGACCAAGACGTACGATGGTGTCCCGGTTGCGGCGATTATTCCATTCTCGCCCAGACCCAACGCATTATGCCGGAACTCGGCATCCCCAAAGAAAACATTGTCTTTATCTCGGGTATCGGGTGTTCGAGTCGGTTCCCTTACTACATGGACACCTACGGCTTCCATACCATCCACGGTCGAGCCCCAACGATCGCCTCCGGTGTAAAAATGGCGAACCCTGACCTCTCTGTATGGATTATTACAGGGGATGGCGATGCGCTTTCAATCGGTGGTAACCATTTCATCCACCTCATGCGCCGCAATTTTGATGTTAACGTCTTGCTGTTTAACAACCGCATCTACGGACTTACGAAGGGACAATACTCCCCCACCTCCGAGCAAGGGAAACAGACGAAGTCCACGCCTCTCGGTTCAGTGGATACCCCCTTTAATCCGATTAGCCTCGCATTGGCTTCGGGTGCCACATTCGTGGCACGCTCACTGGATAGAGATCCAAATCACCTTCGCACCCTCATTAAGGCAGCGTTTGAACACAAAGGCACCTCTTTTATCGAAATCTACCAAAACTGCAACGTGTTCAATGACGGCGCCTTCTTTCAATACACGGAAAAGGAAACAAAGGCTGACAATACGGTGGTTCTGGAACACGGCGAACCTCTCATCTTCGGTACAGAACACGATAAAGGTATCCGGCTGAACGGCTTCCAGCCCGAAGTCGTCAAAACCACAAATGGCGAATACGCCACTGAGGATCTCATTGTTCACGATCAGTATGCTGAAAACACGACCTTGGCGAACTTCCTTGCCCGGATGAGCGACACGCTTGACATGCCGGATCCCATCGGTATCTTCCGCAGTGTCCGACAGCCCTGTTATGAAGACTTGATGACGAATCAGATCCGCACTGCACGGGAACGGATGGGCGAAGGCGACCTCGAAGCACTCCTCAATGACGGTGAAACGTGGACTGTGTCATAGTTTGGTCCTGTGGGTTCTTTGTACCGCAAACTGTTAGTTTGCGGCTCAGACTGGCACAAACTAACAGTTTGTGCTACAACAGACTCCTGTTTAAGCCAAACCTACGTTAGGTTAGTGCTAACAAACGTTCGGTCCCCTCAATTCAAAGTTAATTGGCTCCCATTTTTTTGCAGGATTCCAACAATGAAGATTTACATCCTCACCGACTTAGAAGGGGTTGCGATGGTATCCCGCTTCAGTCAAACCCGTGAAGAAGGTCCCCAGAAACAGGCAGCCATGAAATTGTTGACGCAGGAGGTAAATGCTGCTGTTGATGGCATTCTTGATGTGGATTCGAACGCAGAAATTGTGGTCTGGGATGGACACGGGACTGGCGGCATTGATTCGCTTGAATTCCATCCGAAGGCGAAACTCATCGCGCGAGGTCCGATCCGTCCGCCCTATTATCTTGATACTACATACGATGCCCTCTTTTTCTTGGGACAACACGCCATGGCAGGCACTCAAAACGCTCCCCTGAGTCATACGTATTCCTCTTTGTCAATTGAATACTACAAGCTCAACGGAAAAGAGATCGGAGAATTCGGATGCCGTGCCGCACTCGCAGGCACTTTCAATGTCCCAACGGTTTTCATCTCCGGTGACGATAAAGCGGTTGCAGAAGCGAAGCAACTGATACCCAACATTTACGGCGTTGAAACCAAAGAGGGGCTCGGACAGGAACTGGCGTTGCATCTATCACCGCAACGGTCGAGAGAACTGATTCGAGAAACTGCGGCGGCGGCTTGCCGAAATATCATTGAGATCGCCCCATTTAAAATCGAGCCACCCTACACGTTTGAAGTTCGGGTCCTCGAAGGTAAATCAATTGACGGGTACCTGAACCGGGGTGCGGAGAAGATAGACGATCGCACCGTCAGCTGGCACACCGATGACCTTTGCGCCTTGTCTATTTAGTATCCCCGATCAGAACGTATCTCTCCAATCCGGTATCTGAGACAACCAACCGTTCCCCTTGACTTTATCCCCCAGAATCTGGTATCCTGTTATCAGGAACACGATTTTCCACAGCATGCCTTGAAAGAGGCGAGGTTAGAAACCACGCCAGCAAAAAAATAGAATTTACAAACACGCCATATTATACCAGATTTCGATCATGCAACCTTTCGACTGCGAACTGAACCAACAGGTCATTTACGGGGACAATGCTATCGAGAGACTCGGTGAGTTGAGCCGCGAACGCGGTGGGAGTCGCGTCCTCATTGTGACAGACACCGGCATCGAAAAGGCAGGCATCCTGGAGCGAGCCGTCTCAGCACTGCAAAGCGAAAGGATCGCCGCCTATGTTTTTTCCGATGTCACGTCCAACCCAACGACGGAAGATGTTGACGCTGCGCTTGCCGTCGCGAAAACCAACGCATCGATAGATATCATCGTTGGACTTGGGGGTGGCAGTGCAATGGATTGCGCGAAAGGCGTAAATTTCCTACTCACAAACGGCGGAAAGATGGCGGACTACTGGGGCACCAACAAAGCAACACAACCGATGCTCCCCTCTATCGGCATCCCGACGACCATCGGCACAGGCAGCGAAGCGCAGTCCTATGCACTCATCGCACAAGCAGATACACACATCAAAATGGCGTGTGGTGATAAAAAAGCACGATTCGGAACTGTCATTTTGGATGCCACACTCACGAAGACTTTGCCGAGACGCGTTGCCGCAATCACTGGAATAGATGCGATTGCACACGCTGTCGAAAGTTACGTCTCAACGAAACACAACCCGATGTCTCAGATGTTCGCACGGCACGCATGGGAGTTACTAAACGCTCACTTTGAAGCATGTCTTGAATCCAAAAACGCTACCGTCCGAAGTAAAATGCTGTTCGGTGCTTATCTCGCTGGACTCGCGATTGAAAACTCGATGTTGGGTGCCGCACACGCTTGCGCCAATCCCTTGACAGCGAGATACGAGGTTCCCCACGGTGTCGCCGTCGCGTTGATGTTACCACACGTCATCCGATTCAATAGCACTGTCGTAGAAGATACCTATCGTGAACTGTATCCAGATGGAGATTTAGTAGATAGAATTACAGCGCTCAAACAGATTGGCAATTTGCCGAATAGACTTCGGGATTATCCCATCCAATCCACAATCGGAACAACAGACATACCGACGTTGGCAAAGGAAGCGGCAACACAGTGGACAGCGCAGTTCAACCCGCGTCCGCTCAACATTAGAGACTTTATGAAACTTTATGAACAAGTTTACTGATACACCAGCAGTTGAAGGAATAAAAGTCTTTTCCATCCTGGCATTACTCCTCTTCGTTGCACATACAGTCCTTGGCGACTGGGCAAGTTTCCGTGGTGATCCACAACTCACTGGAGTTGCTGATTCCCAACTCCCCAAAAATCCACAATTGCTTTGGACTTTTCAGGCGGGAGATATGATTGAATCCACCGCCGCAGTCGTCAATGGCACTGTCTATGTTGGCGCATTGGATGGAACCCTCTACGCAATCGACGCACAAACCGGCGACAAAAAGTGGACGTATCAAACAGGGGCACAGATTAAAGCCTCACCCTCTATTCAGGACGGAATTGCCTACTTCGGTGATGGAGATGGGATTTTCCATGCAGTGGACATTCATACGCAAGAAGTGAAATGGAAGTTCACTACGGAAGGAGAAATCATATCATCGGCAAATGTCGTTGGCGACCGCGTGCTGTTCGGTTCGTATGACGGATTTCTGTACTGTCTCAACCGGGAGAACGGGGAACTGGTCTGGAAATTAGAGACTGAAGGCTACGTCCACGGCACCCCTGGGGTCTGGACACACGTCGCAGGCGATACCGGTAAAGCAGAAAACTTCGCGATCGTCACCGGATGCGACAGTTATCTCCGCGTCATCAATATTGACGACGGTACACAGACACAACAGGTAAATCTCGGGGCGTATGTCGGTGCGAGTCCAGCGATTTCACAAGATCGCGTCTATTGTGGCACGTATGGCACCGAAATACTGGCGGTTGCCTTAGACCCTGGGGAGATTGTCTGGCGGTATCGACATCCCAAACGCAGATTCCCATTCTTTGCGTCCGCCGCCCTCACGGAAGACAGCGTCATTATCGGCGGACGCGATAAGATGGTGCATGCGCTTTCACAGGAAACCGGTGAGCCGCTATGGACGTATACCGCTAAATCCCGGATCGAGTCTTCCGCTGTGATTGTCGGGAGGCACGCCTTTGTGGGGACAACTCGCGGATTGTTTATCGCTTTAGATATTACGACTGGGGAATCGGTGTGGGAGTTCGCGACAGGTTCCTCTATTGTCGCTTCACCCAGCGTCTCCAATGGTAGAATCTTCATCGGCACCGAGGACGGGATCTTGTATTGCTTTGGGTCAACATAGATTGGCATGATTTGCTCTTTCGTGTTATAATTGTTGAACTTATTCAATCGTGAGTTTGACTAAAAATCAGAGGAAACCGGCACAATACATCACGCCTATCGTGGATTTAATGATGGATAGGTCGCTGCTTAAGGCTAAGGAGCATCAATAATGCCTGAAACAAAACCGGAACCTGCAACAGCAGGCATAGACTCAAAAGACACAACCGTAGGAAGCGTTTTCGTCTCCAACTACCCACCGTATTCCGTATGGGGTGAGTCCGATGTACCAGAAGTGCATCGTGCGCTCGGTGAACAGCCGCGTCCAGATGCTACGTTGGGGCTTTACCTCCACATCCCTTTCTGTCGCAAACGGTGCAAATTCTGCTATTTCCGCGTCTACACCGATAAAAACAGCTCGGAAATCGATACGTATCTGAACGCACTCGCGAAAGAGATCGAACTTTACAGCACACAACCCGCAATCACAGGCAGACCTCTGAAATTCGTCTATTTCGGTGGTGGGACCCCTTCCTATATTAGCGTCAAACACCTGATGGCTCTCGTGAACAGGGTAAAACGGGTAATGCCGTGGGACGCCGCCGAAGAAGTGGCTTTTGAATGTGAACCGGGTACCTTGACGGAAAAGAAAGTAGAGGCGATCAAAAGGATCGGTGTCACCCGATTGAGCCTCGGTGTTGAGAATCTCAATGACGAGATCCTCGCCGAAAATGGCAGAGCGCATCTTTCCAAAGAGGTGTATCGGATTGTCCCGTGGATCAAGACGCTGGCGTTCGATCAGGTCAACGTCGACCTCATTTCAGGCATGATCGGTGAAACGTGGGAGAGCTGGCGAGAAACCGTCAAAAAGACCATTGAACTTGATCCGGATAGTATTACCGTGTATCAACTGGAATTGCCGTTCAATACTACCTATTCCAAGGACATCCTCGGCGGCGATACACTGCCGGTGGCAGATTGGAAACTGAAGCGCGAATGGCATCAATACGCCTTTGAACAGTTTGAGCAAGCCGGTTACGCACAATCCAGCGCGTATACGGTCCTCAAGAAAGATAAGCATTGCCAATTCGTCTATCGCGATGCCGTCTGGCAGGGCAGCGATATGATCGGAACAGGCGTCGCTTCCTTCTCGCATCTCAGCGGGATTCACTTCCAGAACGCACCCTCGTGGGGAGATTATCTCACGCACCTTGAGGAAGATAGGATCCCAGTTTACCGAGCACTGAAACCAACGGAAACGGAACGGTTGACGCGGGAGATGATACTGCAACTCAAACTCGGAAAGATCAGACCTTCCTATTTCAAAGCGAAGTTCGACGCAGATATCCTCGATACTTTTGCCGAATCCTACGAAAAACTGCAAAACGACGGCATGTTGCGTGTCAACGCCGCATCGGACGAGATTCAACTGACGCAACGCGGATTGCTCCAAGTCGATAGCCTGCTTCCAGCGTTCTATGCTCCGGAATACCAGAACACGCGATATACCTAAGCAACGCCAATCGTAGAACACATCTCTTCTACAGTAGAAGGAACAAAATATGGATACTCAATTGATCGAATCTAATCCATCAATTATGATGGGCACACCCGTTATTGCAGGCACTCGCATCCCTGTGGAATTAATTTTAGAAAAGTTCGCAGCGGGTGAGACGATTGAGCAACTACTTGAGGAGTATCCACGCTTAACTGAGGAAGGCATACGGGTAGCACTTTATTTTTCAGATATGGCTTCCTTATTCATCGACTAAACCTAACGCAAGTTGCCATCCATTTGACATAGCACTCCTACGGAGTGCAGTGGACCTGAATATACCATTTCCTATAGACATACCACCCCTACGGGGTGGGGAAAGTGCCTAAAGAACCTTATCCAAACGCCCAAAATTTGTGAAGATCAACTTGGGTTAAACCTATTAACATGGATACAAATACACCATTACATCGCTTCCGTGAGATGCTGGCTCCGGTGTTAGAAACAAACGCTTTCTACAAACAAAAACTCACTGAAGTCGGGGTCACCCACCCAAACGACGTACAATCGTTCGCAGATTACCGGCAACTTCCTTTTACCACAAAGGAAGAGCTCAGCACTGATCAGGTATCGCACCCTCCTTACGGCACGAATCTCACCTTTCCGTTGGAGCGGTATACCTGTCTCCACCGTACCTCAGGCACAACAGGTTCGCCGCTGCGATGGTTAGATACGGCGGAATCGTGGGACTGGTGGGGAAAGTGCTGGGGACAAATCTATCGCGCTGCTGGCGTAACTTCGGCGGACCGACTCATGATCGCCTTTTCGTTCGGTCCCTTTATCGGTTTCTGGAGTGCGTATCACGGCGCGCAGCAGTTAGGTGCGCTCACAATCCCAAATGGCGGCATGACCTCCGACCAGCGGATACGTGCTATCCTCAGCAATGACGTGACGGTACTCATCGCGACACCGACGTACGCGTTGCGACTCGCCGAAGTCGCAGAACAGGACGGCATCACTCTCCCTGAAGAAACCTCAATTCGGGTGACACTCCACGCCGGTGAACCGGGAGCGAGTCTACCTGCTACGAAACATCGGATTGAAAGCCGTTGGGGTGCGCGTGCTTACGATCATGCCGGGGCAACGGAAGTCGGTGCCTGGGGCGTTATGTGCGAGCCGCAAGCGGGTGTCCATCTCAACGAAGACGAATTTATCTGTGAAGTCCTCAATCCAGAAACTGGAAATCCGGCAGACGCGGGCGAGTTGGTGATTACCAATTTAGGGCGCGTCGGTATGCCTGTCATCCGTTACCGGACGGGAGACTACGTCAAACTCAAATCAGTACCGTGTGAATGCGGTAGGGAGAGCCGTGTGCTTGATGGCGGTGTTATCGGACGATTAGATAAAGCCATTATCATTCGGGGTTTAAATGTATATCCTGCTACGCTCGAAAACATCATCCTCAAGTTTCCTGAGGTCCGTGAATTTGCCGGACGTATTTACGGAACAGGCACACTCGACGAACTCGAAATTCAGATTGAATCTACACATCCAGATCCTGCTGAAACCGCCACGACTGTCGCTGCTGCGATCCGAGATGAGTTGGGTTTACGTGCCGAAGTGAAAGCAGTCCCACTCGAAACGTTACCGAGGTCCGAACTTAAATCAAACCGATTCATCGATGAACGGACCTCGTGAAAAACACATTTCAGTTTGTAGTCGTGAACTCATTACGTATGTGAAACACAATGAGTTGGAATTATGCCTCATCCTATGTTAATCAATTAGGACTTACGCAATCTTTTAGGTTGTGGTACAATAAAGAAAAGATACGATGAAACTTTCAAAAACACGGCTTCCTGAAATTGAGAGCATTCCTGAGGACGCGATTGACACATCAGAAATCCCCGAACTTGATGATGATTTTTGGGAAAATGCCCGACGGATTATCCCTGAAAATTACCTCCAGATTGAACATGAAATCTTGGAATGGTTTAAGGGACAGGGACAGGATTACCACGATCGGATAAATACAGTGCTCCGAACGTATATGGAAGCACATAGATAAATCAACGAATGCACACACACCACAATTATGACACCATCGTTATTGGGGGCGGACCCGCTGGAAGTACCGTGGCAACGCTTATCGCGGAACAGGGGCATCGCGTCCTTCTCCTTGAACGGGAAGCCGAACCGAAATTTAAAATCGGGGAATCGCTGATTCCTGCTACCTACTGGACCTTCAAACGACTCGGTATGCTCGAAAAGCTACGAACGAGTC
Coding sequences within:
- a CDS encoding DUF433 domain-containing protein; translation: MDTQLIESNPSIMMGTPVIAGTRIPVELILEKFAAGETIEQLLEEYPRLTEEGIRVALYFSDMASLFID
- a CDS encoding PQQ-binding-like beta-propeller repeat protein; amino-acid sequence: MNKFTDTPAVEGIKVFSILALLLFVAHTVLGDWASFRGDPQLTGVADSQLPKNPQLLWTFQAGDMIESTAAVVNGTVYVGALDGTLYAIDAQTGDKKWTYQTGAQIKASPSIQDGIAYFGDGDGIFHAVDIHTQEVKWKFTTEGEIISSANVVGDRVLFGSYDGFLYCLNRENGELVWKLETEGYVHGTPGVWTHVAGDTGKAENFAIVTGCDSYLRVINIDDGTQTQQVNLGAYVGASPAISQDRVYCGTYGTEILAVALDPGEIVWRYRHPKRRFPFFASAALTEDSVIIGGRDKMVHALSQETGEPLWTYTAKSRIESSAVIVGRHAFVGTTRGLFIALDITTGESVWEFATGSSIVASPSVSNGRIFIGTEDGILYCFGST
- a CDS encoding iron-containing alcohol dehydrogenase; translated protein: MQPFDCELNQQVIYGDNAIERLGELSRERGGSRVLIVTDTGIEKAGILERAVSALQSERIAAYVFSDVTSNPTTEDVDAALAVAKTNASIDIIVGLGGGSAMDCAKGVNFLLTNGGKMADYWGTNKATQPMLPSIGIPTTIGTGSEAQSYALIAQADTHIKMACGDKKARFGTVILDATLTKTLPRRVAAITGIDAIAHAVESYVSTKHNPMSQMFARHAWELLNAHFEACLESKNATVRSKMLFGAYLAGLAIENSMLGAAHACANPLTARYEVPHGVAVALMLPHVIRFNSTVVEDTYRELYPDGDLVDRITALKQIGNLPNRLRDYPIQSTIGTTDIPTLAKEAATQWTAQFNPRPLNIRDFMKLYEQVY
- a CDS encoding M55 family metallopeptidase; translation: MKIYILTDLEGVAMVSRFSQTREEGPQKQAAMKLLTQEVNAAVDGILDVDSNAEIVVWDGHGTGGIDSLEFHPKAKLIARGPIRPPYYLDTTYDALFFLGQHAMAGTQNAPLSHTYSSLSIEYYKLNGKEIGEFGCRAALAGTFNVPTVFISGDDKAVAEAKQLIPNIYGVETKEGLGQELALHLSPQRSRELIRETAAAACRNIIEIAPFKIEPPYTFEVRVLEGKSIDGYLNRGAEKIDDRTVSWHTDDLCALSI
- a CDS encoding phenylacetate--CoA ligase, which translates into the protein MDTNTPLHRFREMLAPVLETNAFYKQKLTEVGVTHPNDVQSFADYRQLPFTTKEELSTDQVSHPPYGTNLTFPLERYTCLHRTSGTTGSPLRWLDTAESWDWWGKCWGQIYRAAGVTSADRLMIAFSFGPFIGFWSAYHGAQQLGALTIPNGGMTSDQRIRAILSNDVTVLIATPTYALRLAEVAEQDGITLPEETSIRVTLHAGEPGASLPATKHRIESRWGARAYDHAGATEVGAWGVMCEPQAGVHLNEDEFICEVLNPETGNPADAGELVITNLGRVGMPVIRYRTGDYVKLKSVPCECGRESRVLDGGVIGRLDKAIIIRGLNVYPATLENIILKFPEVREFAGRIYGTGTLDELEIQIESTHPDPAETATTVAAAIRDELGLRAEVKAVPLETLPRSELKSNRFIDERTS
- a CDS encoding coproporphyrinogen III oxidase family protein: MPETKPEPATAGIDSKDTTVGSVFVSNYPPYSVWGESDVPEVHRALGEQPRPDATLGLYLHIPFCRKRCKFCYFRVYTDKNSSEIDTYLNALAKEIELYSTQPAITGRPLKFVYFGGGTPSYISVKHLMALVNRVKRVMPWDAAEEVAFECEPGTLTEKKVEAIKRIGVTRLSLGVENLNDEILAENGRAHLSKEVYRIVPWIKTLAFDQVNVDLISGMIGETWESWRETVKKTIELDPDSITVYQLELPFNTTYSKDILGGDTLPVADWKLKREWHQYAFEQFEQAGYAQSSAYTVLKKDKHCQFVYRDAVWQGSDMIGTGVASFSHLSGIHFQNAPSWGDYLTHLEEDRIPVYRALKPTETERLTREMILQLKLGKIRPSYFKAKFDADILDTFAESYEKLQNDGMLRVNAASDEIQLTQRGLLQVDSLLPAFYAPEYQNTRYT
- a CDS encoding 2-oxoacid:ferredoxin oxidoreductase subunit beta — encoded protein: MRSKRSSRLPAGAPTLSKKDFESDQDVRWCPGCGDYSILAQTQRIMPELGIPKENIVFISGIGCSSRFPYYMDTYGFHTIHGRAPTIASGVKMANPDLSVWIITGDGDALSIGGNHFIHLMRRNFDVNVLLFNNRIYGLTKGQYSPTSEQGKQTKSTPLGSVDTPFNPISLALASGATFVARSLDRDPNHLRTLIKAAFEHKGTSFIEIYQNCNVFNDGAFFQYTEKETKADNTVVLEHGEPLIFGTEHDKGIRLNGFQPEVVKTTNGEYATEDLIVHDQYAENTTLANFLARMSDTLDMPDPIGIFRSVRQPCYEDLMTNQIRTARERMGEGDLEALLNDGETWTVS
- a CDS encoding 3-oxoacyl-ACP synthase — protein: MKLSKTRLPEIESIPEDAIDTSEIPELDDDFWENARRIIPENYLQIEHEILEWFKGQGQDYHDRINTVLRTYMEAHR